The Sesamum indicum cultivar Zhongzhi No. 13 linkage group LG6, S_indicum_v1.0, whole genome shotgun sequence genome has a segment encoding these proteins:
- the LOC105164490 gene encoding cellulose synthase-like protein G3 gives MYENMKTRVENVVKTGYITEEYKISSEHEEAFGIYKTKDFTIHHHPPIIQVLSESSEEKDVGGCCLPNLIYVSRQKSPTSPHHFKAGALNVLLRVSAVMTNAPTILTLDCDMVSNDPSTPLKMLCYFMDNSFRPNLAYVQFPVCFSGFNKADIYSSEMKRAYHINPMGLNGLSGPDYFGTGTFFNRRAFHGCPSSPIVPEIPELGPNYTVEKPVNDRAILELAHHVASCEYESQTKWGSKIGFRYGSLVEDYYTGYRLHCEGWKSVYCSPERPAFLSEMPIALNDVVTQTKRWSVGLLEVALSKYSTLTFGTRFLGPLMAHCYSYYAFGPMWSFPIMVYAFLPQTTMLNNFSIFPKVSESWFFLYVFLFLGAYGQDYVEFVLAKGTTLRWWSDQRMWLIRGLSSDLFGTLEYISNHLGIATRSFNVTSKVNDDELKKRYDEGKFEFGVPSPMFVPLSTAAIINLAAFFWGFSQVLSGRHNLDEMFVQMVLACFGTVNSWPVYEAIFLRTDKGRMPAKITLISVFLAWVLFSVVSFITKM, from the exons ATGTATGAGAATATGAAAACAAGAGTAGAAAATGTGGTTAAGACAGGATACATTACTGAAGAGTACAAAATTAGCAGTGAGCATGAAGAAGCTTTTGGCATATACAAAACCAAAGATTTTACCATACACCATCATCCTCCTATCATTCAG GTTTTGTCGGAAAGTAGTGAAGAGAAGGATGTTGGGGGCTGTTGCCTGCCAAATCTCATCTATGTATCCAGACAGAAGAGCCCCACATCTCCCCATCATTTTAAGGCTGGAGCCCTTAATGTTCTG CTCCGAGTATCAGCAGTGATGACAAATGCCCCAACAATTCTGACCTTGGATTGTGACATGGTCTCTAATGATCCATCAACACCCCTCAAAATGCTATGCTACTTCATGGACAATTCATTCCGCCCCAACTTAGCGTATGTTCAGTTCCCCGTTTGTTTCAGTGGGTTTAACAAGGCTGACATTTACAGCTCGGAAATGAAGCGTGCGTATCATATTAATCCAATGGGCTTGAACGGACTGTCTGGCCCTGACTACTTTGGGACTGGTACATTCTTCAATCGACGGGCTTTTCATGGCTGCCCATCATCACCGATTGTGCCTGAAATCCCTGAATTAGGCCCGAATTATACTGTCGAGAAGCCCGTTAACGATCGGGCTATCTTAGAGCTTGCCCATCATGTGGCAAGTTGTGAGTATGAGAGTCAAACCAAGTGGGGCTCCAAG ATAGGGTTTAGGTATGGCTCACTGGTGGAGGACTACTACACCGGTTATCGGCTACACTGTGAGGGATGGAAGTCCGTGTATTGCAGCCCGGAAAGGCCTGCGTTTTTGTCCGAGATGCCAATCGCCCTCAACGACGTGGTAACCCAAACCAAGCGATGGTCCGTAGGCCTTCTTGAAGTTGCTTTGTCGAAGTACAGCACGTTAACGTTTGGTACACGATTTCTCGGGCCGTTGATGGCGCATTGTTATTCTTACTATGCTTTCGGGCCCATGTGGTCTTTTCCTATTATGGTCTATGCATTCCTCCCTCAAACTACCATGCTCAACAATTTCTCCATTTTCCCGAAG GTATCTGAGTCGTGGTTTTTCTTGTATGTGTTCCTATTTCTTGGGGCCTATGGACAAGACTATGTGGAGTTCGTCTTAGCCAAAGGCACAACCCTAAGGTGGTGGAGCGATCAAAGAATGTGGCTCATACGAGGACTTTCGTCCGACTTGTTTGGAACGTTAGAATACATAAGCAATCACTTGGGCATCGCCACAAGATCATTCAATGTGACCAGCAAAGTAAACGACgacgaactgaaaaagaggtaCGATGAAGGGAAGTTCGAGTTTGGAGTTCCCTCTCCCATGTTTGTGCCATTATCGACCGCTGCAATCATAAATTTAGCCGCATTTTTCTGGGGATTTTCACAAGTCTTGAGCGGGAGACATAACTTGGATGAAATGTTTGTCCAAATGGTTCTTGCATGTTTTGGGACGGTGAATAGCTGGCCGGTTTATGAAGCCATTTTCTTGAGGACAGATAAAGGAAGAATGCCTGCCAAGATTACCCTAATCTCTGTTTTTCTTGCATGGGTTCTCTTTTCAGTGgtttcttttattacaaaGATGTAA